A single region of the Methanothermobacter sp. K4 genome encodes:
- a CDS encoding Ig-like domain repeat protein has protein sequence MIKIITCFFLFLMGIMLIPGCVSAADIYVNATGGSDDNDGLSWAAAKATIGNATGSAASGDSIWVADGEYKGERNRDILIDRNLTITGQSTTGTVIDCEALGRAFNVSSGVVLVLRNLTLRNGSAPEGGAVMNHGELQVENCLLMCSNATGGGAIYSDGTVKLTGSYLIENRAEDGGALYSRGVLEVTESTFNGNEASGCGGSIYSASYSSLNIRDSSFALGHAEDGGGIYTGGDTLICNSTIAMNIAESQGGGLYVWAADGTEITVTVTDSMILYNTARHGGGISGFRNTDDSFLNLQVSDSLFRSNLADYGAGIHADNVNTTVSGCTFTENVASEHGGAIRNNYGNLTVRNTTFTDNRAGSAGGGISSFLAVLADITESTFTGNLAESWNTGSAVLSYFTVTVIKFCRILDNPGADVFCEDGPGVDARFNWWGCNAPDFSELTSGDVAVAPWMVLTLTTDPAAVAAGGTSLIKADLRHDSAGGYHDTFFVPYTGNVDFSSTAGSIDDAVMSLGTANSTLTGLTAPGTVTVNATLDAESASVDVDVLKVPSSITMDDSEAVEGDAFNLRARLMAQNPIPGKAIRFQINGVNMGTSTTDSDGWASLNLPGIFPPGLYNVTAEFQGDELLNNSSSRAELRILRKAAFELSNLTAGPLSGTAPLRISVSARVRNTGEAPGDYRAELLVNSVPAASMVISLAAGESGDVRFNYTITRDGVYMVTIGGLPARTVTVKSQGLTVKQIAAAALTVRDHYARYRKLPASVTIASKGYSMAQFLDLLARATVQLNSGNQNPLTPRSVGYLGSTGTWGSGKLSRSAYVSVAVSIRNFINSQGRAPRYASTSYGRVSFVRLVYVYSRVLAFYGANGRLPVDIAI, from the coding sequence ATGATAAAAATAATCACATGTTTCTTTCTGTTTCTCATGGGGATCATGCTGATCCCTGGATGTGTCAGCGCAGCCGATATCTATGTCAACGCCACAGGGGGGTCCGATGATAATGATGGGCTCTCATGGGCGGCTGCCAAGGCTACAATTGGAAACGCAACAGGGTCTGCGGCTTCAGGTGACAGCATCTGGGTGGCAGACGGTGAGTACAAAGGTGAACGTAACAGGGACATCCTCATTGACAGGAACCTCACCATCACCGGTCAGTCAACCACCGGTACGGTGATAGACTGCGAGGCCCTTGGCAGGGCCTTCAATGTATCCTCCGGTGTGGTTCTGGTCCTAAGGAACCTCACACTGAGGAATGGCAGTGCACCTGAGGGTGGGGCGGTGATGAACCACGGTGAGCTCCAGGTGGAGAACTGCCTCCTCATGTGCAGCAACGCCACAGGGGGTGGCGCCATCTACAGTGACGGTACAGTGAAACTGACTGGAAGTTACCTCATCGAGAATAGAGCAGAGGATGGTGGTGCATTATACAGTAGGGGAGTCCTTGAGGTTACAGAATCAACCTTCAACGGGAATGAGGCCTCAGGGTGTGGGGGATCCATATACAGTGCCTCATACTCATCCCTTAACATCAGGGACTCATCATTTGCCCTTGGCCATGCAGAGGATGGTGGCGGGATTTACACCGGTGGCGATACACTCATATGCAACTCTACAATTGCAATGAACATCGCAGAGAGCCAGGGCGGCGGGTTATATGTGTGGGCGGCAGATGGGACGGAAATCACGGTTACCGTGACCGACTCCATGATTCTCTACAACACCGCACGCCATGGTGGGGGTATCTCAGGATTCAGAAACACTGACGATTCATTCCTGAATTTACAGGTTTCGGACTCCCTATTCAGATCAAACCTTGCAGATTACGGTGCCGGTATCCATGCAGATAATGTTAACACCACAGTATCAGGGTGCACCTTCACTGAGAACGTGGCGTCAGAGCATGGTGGAGCAATCAGGAACAATTATGGGAATCTGACAGTCAGGAACACCACATTCACAGATAACAGGGCAGGATCAGCTGGTGGTGGTATAAGTTCTTTCCTTGCGGTACTTGCAGATATCACAGAATCCACATTCACAGGCAACCTTGCAGAGTCATGGAATACAGGATCAGCGGTCCTCAGCTACTTCACCGTCACAGTGATCAAGTTCTGCCGTATCCTGGATAACCCTGGCGCCGATGTCTTCTGTGAGGACGGCCCGGGAGTGGATGCCAGATTCAACTGGTGGGGTTGTAACGCACCGGACTTCAGTGAACTCACATCAGGTGACGTTGCTGTGGCACCATGGATGGTCCTCACATTAACCACGGATCCAGCGGCTGTTGCTGCAGGGGGCACCTCACTCATAAAGGCAGATCTGAGGCATGACAGTGCCGGAGGATACCATGATACATTCTTCGTCCCCTACACGGGTAATGTGGATTTCTCGTCCACTGCAGGGAGCATCGATGATGCTGTGATGTCCCTTGGAACTGCAAATTCAACACTCACAGGTCTGACGGCACCGGGTACAGTAACCGTGAACGCGACCCTTGACGCTGAAAGCGCCTCAGTGGATGTGGATGTCCTTAAGGTCCCATCATCCATCACAATGGATGACTCTGAGGCTGTTGAGGGCGATGCATTCAATTTAAGGGCACGTTTAATGGCACAGAACCCCATTCCAGGGAAGGCCATCAGGTTCCAGATAAATGGGGTTAACATGGGAACTTCAACCACCGATTCAGATGGATGGGCAAGCCTCAACCTTCCAGGAATATTTCCGCCGGGTCTCTACAATGTGACTGCAGAGTTCCAGGGTGATGAACTCCTCAATAACAGTTCATCCCGGGCAGAACTCAGGATCCTCAGGAAGGCGGCATTTGAACTCTCAAACCTCACTGCAGGTCCACTCTCAGGGACGGCTCCCCTCAGGATCAGCGTATCTGCCAGGGTGAGGAATACAGGTGAGGCCCCGGGTGATTACCGTGCAGAGCTACTTGTAAATTCTGTCCCAGCTGCATCAATGGTAATTTCACTTGCAGCCGGTGAATCAGGGGATGTGAGGTTCAACTACACCATCACCAGGGATGGGGTGTACATGGTGACCATAGGGGGTCTTCCTGCAAGGACAGTTACGGTGAAATCCCAGGGTTTAACGGTTAAACAGATTGCAGCTGCCGCCCTGACTGTCAGGGACCACTATGCACGCTACCGTAAGCTACCAGCATCTGTCACAATTGCATCAAAGGGGTACTCCATGGCCCAGTTCCTGGATTTACTTGCACGTGCAACGGTCCAGCTCAACTCAGGAAACCAGAACCCCTTAACACCACGGTCCGTGGGTTATCTGGGTAGCACAGGCACATGGGGGTCAGGTAAACTCTCAAGGTCAGCCTACGTGTCAGTGGCAGTTAGTATCAGGAACTTCATAAACAGCCAGGGAAGGGCACCCAGGTATGCCTCAACATCCTATGGCCGGGTGAGCTTTGTTCGCCTTGTATACGTATACAGCAGGGTACTCGCATTCTACGGCGCAAACGGAAGGCTACCGGTGGATATAGCAATTTAA
- a CDS encoding nucleotidyltransferase domain-containing protein, which yields MIRGFEDAERVRFIILYGSALGGEEWSDIDLAVYYDGTPDEAADFRLRVLCEVDEVFDVQIFQQLPLYVRVQVLRGEVVYCDSERFLHDIAWETVKEFDDFKHRFYDYIGMSPMR from the coding sequence GTGATCAGGGGGTTCGAGGATGCCGAGAGGGTCAGGTTCATAATACTCTATGGCTCAGCCCTTGGGGGTGAGGAGTGGTCTGATATAGACCTTGCAGTGTACTATGATGGAACCCCTGATGAGGCAGCGGATTTCAGGCTGAGGGTCCTCTGTGAGGTGGATGAAGTATTCGATGTCCAGATATTCCAGCAGCTACCACTCTATGTGAGGGTCCAGGTACTCAGGGGTGAGGTCGTATACTGTGACAGTGAGAGGTTCCTCCATGACATTGCATGGGAGACTGTGAAGGAGTTCGATGACTTCAAACACCGCTTCTATGATTACATCGGCATGTCCCCCATGAGGTGA
- a CDS encoding DNA double-strand break repair nuclease NurA, translating into MIIMITFKILMVFNLPGSLYEEAALRRDEIRGYLRLRLDELPDAREYWFSHDGEDDSLSTAACDGASGFREFSGLRLVAVNTATVSDSGDVVEGSFLDLLEAHAGFRERVRNLTAISELRNSLRAVSELRPDILLMDGSLIGTILRPVRYDGTLQADVKGWIRRNCLREISASPDTMAVHSGSFKETLKDKFKSHRPLVYLEGLERLISAWKLLKKTRNIIAVSERSTMSDIFEDIPDMTVFDELTDGPGYSVPVHRELSHLKGRFPVLDAFFRSLEFTVFYARLEENGRVLKFEVPRRISADAVADHFESLRASSAGGYPHLLRRVKDDVRITDEDMDAIAGLILEGIYR; encoded by the coding sequence ATGATAATAATGATCACATTTAAGATACTGATGGTGTTTAATTTGCCTGGATCCCTCTATGAAGAAGCAGCACTGAGGAGAGATGAGATAAGGGGTTACCTCAGGTTGAGGCTGGATGAACTCCCCGACGCCAGGGAGTACTGGTTCAGCCATGATGGTGAGGATGATTCACTATCAACTGCAGCCTGTGATGGGGCATCAGGGTTCAGGGAATTCTCGGGGCTGAGGCTGGTGGCCGTAAATACAGCCACGGTATCTGATTCTGGTGATGTGGTTGAGGGAAGCTTTCTGGATCTACTGGAGGCCCACGCCGGCTTCAGGGAAAGGGTCAGAAACCTCACAGCAATTTCTGAATTAAGGAACAGCTTAAGGGCTGTATCTGAACTCAGACCGGACATCCTCCTCATGGATGGATCACTCATAGGCACAATCCTGAGGCCAGTAAGGTATGATGGAACCCTCCAGGCTGATGTTAAGGGATGGATAAGGAGAAACTGCCTTAGAGAAATATCAGCATCTCCTGATACCATGGCGGTTCATTCAGGGTCATTCAAGGAAACCTTGAAGGATAAATTTAAGTCTCACAGGCCACTTGTGTACCTGGAGGGTCTTGAGAGGCTCATATCAGCATGGAAACTCCTTAAAAAGACCAGGAATATAATAGCGGTCTCTGAGAGGTCAACCATGTCTGACATCTTTGAGGACATACCTGATATGACGGTCTTCGATGAACTCACAGATGGGCCTGGATACTCAGTACCGGTTCACAGGGAACTATCACATCTCAAGGGGAGGTTCCCTGTACTGGACGCATTCTTCAGGAGCCTAGAATTCACTGTATTCTATGCCAGGCTCGAGGAGAACGGGAGGGTCCTCAAGTTTGAGGTTCCACGCCGTATCAGTGCTGATGCCGTGGCGGACCACTTTGAGAGCCTCAGGGCATCGTCTG
- a CDS encoding DUF86 domain-containing protein, producing the protein MRFEESVNLIDDNLPETFEEFQGLGLVRDGMYKRLEFAIENVFDICSILNSDLKLGVPGSDGDVLENLLGAGIIDEETFRKVKAMRGFRNIVAHRYGKIDDRITFRILREHLRDFHEFTEKVRETLKTLENK; encoded by the coding sequence GTGAGATTTGAGGAAAGCGTAAATCTTATAGATGATAACCTTCCCGAAACCTTTGAGGAGTTCCAGGGGCTTGGCCTTGTAAGGGATGGTATGTATAAGAGACTTGAATTTGCTATTGAAAATGTATTTGACATATGTTCCATCCTTAACTCCGACCTGAAACTCGGTGTCCCTGGATCAGATGGTGATGTCCTTGAGAACCTTCTTGGAGCCGGGATAATAGACGAGGAAACCTTCAGGAAAGTAAAGGCAATGAGGGGATTCAGGAATATCGTGGCCCACAGGTATGGTAAGATAGATGACCGTATAACATTCAGGATCCTCAGGGAACACCTGAGGGATTTTCATGAATTCACCGAAAAAGTCAGGGAAACCCTTAAGACCCTTGAGAATAAATGA
- a CDS encoding cobaltochelatase subunit CobN — protein MILILLAFPVMDTVTAADENVTIHGTVMNNTTAAGGTMITIRDPADNVTLISTAADVGGRFNVTLQTNLTRLLVEMNYRGQIYRTTVTPAGAPRTAEVNHRFGVPLIKEPLKMMILTTGISGFEKLINSAYQDMLMDGYRFQLKLIPADRLYENRTLNVFKEELQDTGVLFFFFSSINPDLVSVITPILQNSTAKMYANYNFRVTGTNITILGGEYSTVAPGYTILALLNTENMKKVILEVLRLSGYAEVSRDETRIISGNPAMTTIPDFAFHPSTSKVFYDRASYLNWYSSSGHYRPGAPWVGMVIHSWHYTAGQLEPYSMIIDALERRGCNVLPIASHVSTTRRNTTMNFFMENNSSAIDLIIPILVNAYGYTVNESYEIFRMLNVPALSPVFTTDVTFEEYLENPLNPDYSVDISRWYLAAEIDGRIEPIFIGGFSYSTDPQTGILVRTLKGYRYGVEQLADRAISWINLRRKEASTKRIAIIYADSAHDETVPVADGLNVIESLISILGMLRENGYCIGNTTPTAEYLINSIRSCGRNGNYSSSQLKKLVESGCITVPVSDYLQWYSKLPATLRRQVEAIWGPAPGNIMIHNNSIVIPGFILGNMFIGPQPVWKWNGTLKLNNGTLPPTHQYIAFYLWLQNGFRADAYIQMGTHGTLELLPGRRSGMAENDWPNTLIGSLPHIYIYRMDSFGETDLAKRRSYAVIISHMIPPVASTELYGVYAELRDLLSAYRTASESNDTARILELRNQITRIVTTDDTLKTRIKSDGDFESLRSQLESYLEMLAGTLTSHGLHTFGRLPDNETLERFINAIVTYDGNRTSNTVRELIERSVAEERSSLLNVLNGGYVIARVGRDPIRSPDSMPSGANIYSFDPRRVPDTAAFNIGGQIVNETLKLYLKSSGARYPETVAVPVSASEIMVTSGQSLGVIFNLLGVRPVYSSGVLIGTDIIPLSELGRPRIDVLIQAAVNFRDLCMYPLEILDDAVRKVAMLNESPEMNYIRKHYLTMKADIKDILRDQGLSEEDSDSKADLLASSRIFSLPLSADTHAVSLGRMILYSDSWTEDALASTYLDYYTFIYGRNIEGIPGRMLVERFIGTVDTTLAISYHSQPGRTYYTGSVTLNFIVRYLTGKEITSYIAGTAQGRLKVKTLSDALSDDVTLTLLNPYWRDSMLREGYSGRNTIAVFIRNLYVSDALARVIDPSIWNSVRDIYFRDSSIWNRFDGEQKEIIARALHSAYTRSMVSLTTDELGIIKNILGSVDDENTEPVPPESEGSNTPEESDTDSTPPRSGTQRGEFNGPESGPYEDESSLEYGTPGPGGGGAYEVKAAESEKPESHTMLPYTVLVVLVFSLLGVGYYLKK, from the coding sequence TTGATACTGATTCTACTAGCATTCCCGGTGATGGACACTGTGACAGCTGCAGATGAAAACGTTACCATCCATGGGACAGTAATGAACAACACCACAGCCGCGGGGGGCACCATGATCACCATCAGGGACCCCGCAGACAATGTAACACTCATATCAACGGCTGCAGATGTTGGGGGCAGATTCAATGTGACATTACAGACAAATCTTACACGTCTCCTTGTTGAGATGAACTACAGGGGACAAATTTACAGGACCACCGTAACACCAGCAGGGGCTCCCAGGACTGCTGAGGTGAACCACAGGTTCGGTGTGCCCCTTATAAAGGAACCCCTTAAGATGATGATACTCACAACGGGGATAAGTGGCTTTGAGAAGCTCATTAACAGCGCCTATCAGGATATGCTAATGGATGGTTACCGGTTCCAGCTGAAACTGATACCTGCAGATAGATTATACGAGAACAGAACGCTAAATGTCTTCAAAGAGGAACTCCAGGATACAGGGGTGCTTTTCTTTTTCTTCAGCAGCATTAACCCTGATCTTGTTTCAGTCATCACACCCATCCTCCAGAATTCCACAGCAAAGATGTATGCCAACTATAACTTCAGGGTCACCGGCACCAACATCACAATCCTAGGAGGGGAGTACTCAACTGTTGCACCGGGATACACGATACTAGCACTCCTCAATACAGAGAACATGAAGAAGGTCATACTGGAGGTTCTGAGGTTAAGTGGCTATGCCGAAGTCTCAAGGGATGAAACAAGGATCATAAGTGGCAACCCTGCCATGACAACCATTCCAGACTTTGCATTCCACCCATCAACATCAAAGGTGTTCTATGACAGGGCATCCTATCTAAACTGGTACTCCTCAAGCGGCCATTACAGACCAGGAGCACCCTGGGTTGGTATGGTAATCCACTCCTGGCACTACACAGCAGGACAGCTTGAACCATACAGTATGATCATAGACGCCCTTGAGAGGAGGGGATGCAATGTACTCCCCATCGCCTCACATGTCAGTACCACCAGAAGGAACACTACCATGAACTTCTTCATGGAGAACAACTCATCTGCAATAGACCTCATCATCCCGATACTGGTAAACGCCTATGGATACACCGTTAATGAAAGCTATGAGATATTCAGGATGCTCAATGTACCGGCCCTCAGTCCCGTCTTTACCACCGATGTAACCTTTGAGGAGTACCTTGAGAATCCCCTGAACCCGGATTACAGTGTCGACATATCCCGGTGGTATCTTGCAGCAGAAATCGATGGAAGGATAGAACCCATATTCATAGGGGGTTTCAGTTATTCAACCGACCCCCAGACCGGGATCCTTGTGAGGACACTGAAAGGTTACCGGTATGGTGTGGAGCAGCTGGCGGATAGGGCGATTTCATGGATCAACCTCAGAAGAAAGGAAGCATCAACCAAGAGGATAGCAATTATATATGCGGATAGTGCACACGATGAAACGGTACCTGTTGCTGATGGATTAAACGTGATAGAGAGTCTGATAAGCATACTTGGCATGCTCAGGGAGAATGGATACTGCATCGGGAACACAACACCGACGGCTGAATACCTGATCAACAGTATAAGGAGCTGTGGCAGGAACGGTAACTACAGCAGCAGCCAGCTCAAAAAGCTCGTTGAATCAGGCTGTATCACAGTACCGGTTTCAGATTACCTCCAGTGGTACTCAAAGCTCCCTGCAACCCTCAGGCGTCAGGTTGAGGCGATCTGGGGTCCGGCTCCAGGGAACATCATGATCCACAATAACAGCATAGTGATCCCTGGCTTCATCCTCGGCAACATGTTCATAGGTCCGCAGCCGGTCTGGAAGTGGAACGGGACCCTTAAACTCAACAACGGCACCCTTCCACCGACACACCAGTACATCGCATTCTACCTCTGGCTTCAGAATGGATTCAGGGCCGATGCCTATATACAGATGGGAACCCATGGAACCCTTGAGCTTTTACCGGGTCGAAGAAGTGGTATGGCAGAGAATGACTGGCCAAACACTCTCATAGGGTCACTGCCACACATCTACATCTACCGGATGGACAGCTTCGGTGAGACGGACCTCGCAAAGAGACGATCATACGCGGTCATAATATCCCATATGATACCACCGGTTGCATCAACAGAACTCTATGGTGTCTACGCAGAATTAAGGGATCTTCTAAGCGCCTACAGAACAGCCTCAGAATCAAATGACACCGCAAGGATTTTAGAACTCAGGAATCAGATAACAAGGATAGTAACCACAGATGATACACTGAAAACCAGAATAAAAAGCGACGGGGACTTTGAATCACTGAGGAGTCAGCTTGAAAGTTACCTTGAAATGCTTGCAGGGACCCTCACATCCCATGGGCTGCATACATTCGGGAGACTGCCAGATAATGAAACACTTGAAAGGTTCATCAATGCAATCGTAACCTATGATGGCAACAGAACCTCAAACACTGTAAGGGAGCTTATTGAAAGGAGTGTGGCAGAGGAAAGATCATCCCTTCTAAATGTCCTCAATGGCGGCTATGTAATAGCAAGGGTTGGTAGGGATCCCATAAGAAGCCCTGACTCAATGCCAAGCGGTGCAAACATCTATTCCTTCGATCCAAGAAGGGTTCCTGATACAGCAGCCTTTAACATTGGAGGGCAGATCGTCAATGAGACACTGAAATTATACCTTAAATCCAGTGGAGCCAGGTATCCTGAAACAGTCGCTGTCCCGGTGAGTGCCTCAGAAATAATGGTGACCTCCGGTCAGAGTCTCGGTGTAATATTCAACCTCCTTGGGGTCAGGCCTGTATACAGCAGCGGAGTTCTGATTGGAACCGATATCATACCACTCAGTGAACTTGGAAGACCACGTATAGACGTTCTGATCCAGGCTGCAGTGAACTTCAGGGACCTCTGCATGTATCCCCTTGAGATCCTGGATGATGCTGTGAGGAAGGTGGCGATGCTCAATGAATCCCCTGAAATGAACTACATCCGCAAACATTACCTTACAATGAAGGCTGACATTAAAGATATCTTGAGGGACCAGGGCCTCTCTGAAGAGGATTCTGATTCAAAAGCGGATCTCCTTGCATCTTCAAGGATATTCAGCCTTCCTTTAAGTGCGGACACCCACGCTGTGAGCCTTGGAAGGATGATACTGTACTCTGACAGCTGGACCGAGGATGCGCTTGCATCCACCTACCTGGATTACTACACCTTCATATATGGAAGGAACATTGAGGGTATACCCGGGAGGATGCTGGTTGAACGGTTCATTGGTACCGTGGACACAACACTGGCAATTTCATATCATTCACAGCCCGGAAGGACATACTATACTGGTTCAGTGACACTCAACTTCATCGTAAGGTACCTCACAGGAAAGGAGATAACAAGCTACATCGCAGGCACAGCACAGGGTAGGCTAAAGGTGAAAACCCTCAGTGATGCCCTCAGTGATGATGTGACACTGACACTCCTCAACCCCTACTGGAGGGACTCGATGCTCAGGGAAGGGTACTCAGGAAGAAACACCATAGCAGTATTCATAAGAAACCTCTATGTCTCAGATGCCCTCGCCAGGGTAATAGATCCATCGATATGGAACAGTGTGAGGGACATCTACTTCAGGGATAGCAGCATATGGAACAGGTTCGACGGTGAACAGAAGGAGATAATCGCAAGGGCACTCCACAGTGCATATACAAGGAGCATGGTCAGCCTAACCACAGATGAACTGGGTATCATAAAAAACATCCTTGGAAGTGTTGATGATGAAAATACAGAGCCGGTGCCTCCAGAATCAGAGGGATCAAATACGCCAGAAGAATCAGATACTGACTCCACCCCTCCAAGATCCGGAACACAGAGGGGCGAGTTCAATGGACCGGAATCCGGGCCATATGAAGATGAATCATCACTGGAATACGGGACGCCTGGCCCTGGTGGGGGTGGTGCCTATGAGGTCAAAGCCGCTGAATCAGAGAAACCAGAAAGCCATACCATGTTACCCTACACAGTTCTGGTGGTCCTCGTCTTTTCATTGCTTGGAGTGGGTTACTACCTGAAAAAATAA
- a CDS encoding pseudomurein-binding repeat-containing protein, protein MIKHLFAVAAIVALLILSGTASAADIYVNATGGSDDNDGLSWAAAKATIGNATMSAASGDSIWLADGEYRGAGNRDVLIDRNLTITGQSTTGTVIDCEALGRAFTVPQGVSFTLRNLTVKHGNEDYGGVILNHGNLTVGGCSFIENMGLYGAVITNNGTSSNYAVARISNSHFENNSFNSPNFIGGALCSLQYTSMVVESCTFINNSVTNSGGAISSMGESNLTVRDSVFTKNGAGAGGAIYSESGNAEIMNCTFTSNSATYGGAIHNYLTSGQWNMTVCSSDFTSNTGYMGGAISSCGNIYINSATFHDNGASQTGGAIYVYGYRASDSAEIVNCTFTSNSATFGGAVATDQTRTLRVLLRGSTFSGNTAWYGGGFLASGVNATVSGCNFSENVASAHGGGIRNDYGNLTVRNTTFTGNRAFYAGGGISNVRAALADITESTFTGNVAESWNTGSAVLSYLTVTVINFCRILDNPGADVFCEAGPGVDARFNWWGNNSPDFSELTSGDVTANPWIVLTITANPGNVPVGSTSLIRADLLHDSAGTLHTTAVPYTGVVDFSTTYGTISDAVMSGGVASSTLRNLNAPGVAVVSAVLDNQMVNTTVTVRAAPAATGITINQLVAAAVNVRNHYLRYRKLPSSVTIASKGYSMAQFLDLLARATVQLNSGNQNPLKPRTVGYAGSIGIWRSGKLSRQAYVSVAASIRNFINSQGRAPRYASTVYGRVSFVGLVYSYSEVLRFYGNNRRLPNYLII, encoded by the coding sequence ATGATAAAGCATCTATTTGCCGTAGCTGCCATTGTAGCGCTCCTCATTTTATCAGGAACAGCCTCTGCAGCTGACATCTATGTCAACGCCACAGGGGGTTCCGATGATAATGATGGGCTCTCATGGGCGGCTGCCAAGGCGACAATTGGGAACGCGACTATGTCTGCGGCTTCAGGTGACAGCATCTGGCTCGCGGATGGTGAATACCGTGGTGCTGGTAACAGAGACGTACTGATTGACAGGAACCTCACCATAACCGGTCAGTCAACCACCGGTACGGTGATAGACTGCGAGGCCCTTGGCAGGGCCTTCACTGTTCCACAGGGTGTTAGTTTCACACTCAGAAACCTCACCGTGAAGCATGGGAACGAAGACTATGGTGGAGTCATCCTGAACCATGGCAACCTCACTGTTGGGGGCTGCAGCTTCATTGAGAACATGGGGTTATACGGGGCTGTGATAACAAACAATGGCACATCGTCTAACTATGCTGTTGCAAGGATCTCAAACAGCCACTTCGAAAACAATTCCTTTAATAGCCCAAACTTTATAGGAGGGGCTCTCTGCAGTTTACAATATACCTCAATGGTGGTGGAATCCTGCACCTTCATCAACAACTCAGTCACCAATAGTGGCGGGGCCATATCCAGCATGGGTGAAAGCAACCTCACAGTAAGGGACAGTGTATTCACAAAAAACGGTGCAGGAGCGGGCGGTGCCATATACAGCGAATCAGGAAATGCAGAGATCATGAACTGCACATTCACATCAAACAGCGCAACGTATGGCGGGGCAATTCATAACTATCTAACATCAGGCCAGTGGAATATGACAGTATGCTCTTCAGATTTCACATCAAACACAGGATATATGGGCGGGGCAATTTCCAGCTGTGGCAACATCTATATTAACTCAGCAACATTCCATGATAACGGCGCTAGTCAGACGGGTGGTGCTATATATGTATATGGATATCGGGCTTCAGATTCTGCAGAGATCGTGAACTGCACATTCACATCAAACAGCGCAACTTTTGGTGGGGCAGTTGCAACAGATCAAACCCGCACTCTAAGGGTTCTACTCAGGGGGAGCACATTCTCCGGCAACACAGCATGGTACGGTGGCGGGTTCCTTGCGAGCGGTGTCAATGCAACTGTTAGTGGATGTAACTTCAGTGAGAACGTGGCATCAGCACACGGTGGTGGAATCAGAAACGATTATGGGAATCTGACAGTCAGGAACACCACATTCACAGGTAACAGGGCATTTTACGCCGGGGGAGGTATAAGCAATGTCCGGGCAGCCCTTGCAGATATCACAGAATCCACATTCACAGGTAACGTTGCAGAGTCATGGAATACAGGATCAGCGGTCCTCAGCTACTTAACAGTCACAGTGATCAACTTCTGCCGTATCCTGGATAACCCTGGCGCCGATGTCTTCTGTGAGGCAGGTCCTGGAGTGGATGCCAGATTCAACTGGTGGGGTAACAACAGTCCTGACTTCAGTGAACTCACATCAGGTGATGTTACAGCAAACCCATGGATTGTACTGACCATAACAGCAAACCCCGGAAATGTCCCTGTGGGGTCCACTTCACTCATCAGGGCTGACCTGTTACATGACAGTGCTGGCACACTGCATACAACCGCAGTGCCCTACACAGGAGTTGTGGACTTCTCAACAACCTATGGTACAATCAGTGATGCTGTGATGAGCGGTGGAGTTGCATCCTCGACCCTCAGGAACCTCAATGCACCAGGGGTTGCAGTGGTATCCGCTGTTCTGGATAACCAGATGGTTAACACCACGGTAACGGTTAGGGCTGCTCCAGCAGCAACGGGTATAACCATCAACCAGCTTGTCGCTGCAGCCGTGAACGTCAGGAACCACTACCTGCGCTACCGTAAACTGCCATCCTCTGTCACAATTGCATCAAAGGGGTACTCCATGGCCCAGTTCCTGGATTTACTTGCACGTGCAACGGTCCAGCTCAACTCAGGAAACCAGAACCCCTTAAAACCAAGGACTGTGGGTTATGCCGGTAGCATTGGCATCTGGAGGTCAGGTAAACTCTCAAGGCAAGCCTACGTGTCAGTGGCAGCCAGTATCAGGAACTTCATAAACAGCCAGGGAAGGGCACCCAGGTATGCCTCAACTGTATATGGCCGGGTGAGCTTTGTGGGCCTCGTTTACAGCTACAGTGAGGTCCTCAGATTCTACGGTAACAACAGGAGGCTTCCAAACTACCTGATAATCTAA